From a region of the Sulfuriferula plumbiphila genome:
- a CDS encoding SPW repeat domain-containing protein produces MANSDYLVGASVVTFSIIAFAEVARSVRLINILFGVWLIAAPWLLDGVSSPLATGNSIICGALLIALAIPRGTIKDSYASWDRYII; encoded by the coding sequence ATGGCGAACAGTGATTATCTTGTCGGTGCATCGGTGGTGACGTTCTCGATTATTGCCTTCGCCGAGGTTGCGCGCAGCGTGCGTCTCATCAACATACTGTTCGGAGTCTGGCTCATCGCGGCGCCGTGGCTACTGGACGGGGTGTCGTCGCCGTTAGCGACCGGCAACAGTATCATATGCGGTGCATTGCTGATTGCATTGGCGATTCCGCGCGGTACGATCAAGGATTCCTATGCGAGCTGGGATCGGTATATTATTTAG
- a CDS encoding glucoamylase family protein — MNTDKLTADAELESLQRETFSYFLHETNPQNGLVLDKTAPDWPASIAATGLALAVYPVAVERAFITRAAAIERILATLRFFWNSPQGPEPDATGYHGFYYHFLDMQTGRRAWQCELSTVDSAILFAGALTAGAYFDADTAEEQEIRALADALYRRADWPWAQNGGAAVTHGWKPESRFLKWRWEGYDEALVLYILGLGSPTHPLAESSYATWASTYEWKNSYGYDYLYAGPLFTHQISHIWIDFRGIQDAFMRDKGIDYFENTRRATYVQQQYALDNPLKFAGYGKDCWGITASDGPGPDTIKVNGIERRFFDYLARGVPYGPDDGTIAPWAVVASLPFAPDIVLPAIDYLVHQVDLKMGNPYGFKATFNPTYPDKSGNPCGWVSPWHYGINQGPIILMIENYRTGLLWRLMRDCPYVVTGLRRAGFTGGWL, encoded by the coding sequence ATGAACACCGACAAGCTCACGGCCGATGCCGAGCTGGAATCGCTTCAGCGCGAAACCTTCAGCTACTTTCTGCACGAGACCAATCCGCAAAATGGACTGGTGCTCGACAAGACTGCGCCCGACTGGCCCGCCAGCATTGCCGCCACCGGTCTCGCCTTGGCCGTGTATCCGGTCGCGGTCGAGCGCGCCTTCATCACGCGCGCGGCGGCGATCGAGAGAATCCTCGCCACACTGCGATTTTTCTGGAACAGCCCGCAAGGCCCCGAGCCTGACGCTACCGGCTACCATGGTTTTTATTATCATTTTCTCGACATGCAGACCGGTCGGCGCGCCTGGCAATGCGAACTGTCGACTGTGGACAGCGCCATTCTGTTCGCCGGTGCGTTGACTGCGGGCGCGTATTTTGACGCGGATACGGCTGAGGAACAGGAAATACGCGCCCTTGCTGACGCGCTCTATCGCCGCGCTGACTGGCCATGGGCGCAAAACGGCGGCGCTGCGGTCACGCATGGATGGAAGCCAGAAAGCAGATTCTTGAAATGGCGGTGGGAGGGTTACGACGAGGCGCTGGTGCTGTATATCCTGGGACTCGGTTCGCCCACTCATCCGCTGGCGGAGAGCAGCTACGCAACGTGGGCTTCCACTTACGAGTGGAAAAACAGTTACGGATACGATTATCTTTACGCGGGACCGTTGTTCACGCATCAGATTTCGCATATCTGGATCGACTTTCGCGGCATTCAGGATGCGTTCATGCGCGACAAAGGCATCGACTACTTCGAGAACACCCGCCGCGCAACCTATGTGCAGCAACAGTACGCGCTCGACAACCCACTCAAGTTCGCGGGTTATGGCAAGGATTGCTGGGGGATTACCGCGAGCGACGGCCCTGGCCCAGACACCATCAAGGTTAATGGCATCGAGCGGCGCTTCTTCGATTACCTGGCGCGCGGGGTGCCGTACGGACCGGACGACGGCACCATCGCGCCATGGGCGGTGGTGGCGTCGCTGCCGTTCGCGCCAGATATCGTATTGCCGGCAATCGACTATCTGGTGCATCAGGTCGACTTGAAAATGGGCAACCCTTACGGCTTCAAGGCGACGTTCAATCCGACCTACCCGGACAAGTCCGGCAATCCCTGCGGCTGGGTATCGCCGTGGCATTACGGAATCAACCAGGGGCCGATCATTCTGATGATCGAAAACTATCGCACGGGTTTGTTGTGGCGCTTGATGCGAGACTGCCCCTACGTCGTCACCGGGTTGCGGCGAGCCGGATTTACCGGCGGCTGGTTATGA